One Flagellimonas sp. CMM7 genomic region harbors:
- the atpG gene encoding ATP synthase F1 subunit gamma, whose protein sequence is MANLKEIRNRIVTVSSTMQITSAMKMVSAAKLKKAQDAITAMRPYANKLTELLQNLSASLDGDTGSKFADNRAVNKVLVVAITSNRGLCGAFNTNIIKQSVALIEDTYAGKQVDFLAIGKKGNDILGKKGNVIANHSQVYDDLTFDNVAVIAQDLMNHFTEGNYDRIELVYNKFKNAATQIVMSEQFLPIVPVEGDTSGAADYIFEPSKPEIVEQLIPKSLKTQLYKAVRDSFASEHGARMTAMHKATDNATELRDQLKLTYNKARQAAITNEILEIVGGAEALNN, encoded by the coding sequence ATGGCGAATCTAAAAGAAATAAGAAATAGGATAGTTACGGTATCATCGACCATGCAGATTACCAGTGCCATGAAAATGGTTTCTGCTGCCAAGTTGAAAAAAGCCCAAGATGCTATTACCGCAATGCGTCCTTATGCAAATAAGCTTACTGAGTTATTGCAAAATCTTAGTGCAAGTTTAGATGGTGACACAGGAAGCAAGTTTGCCGATAATAGAGCGGTTAATAAAGTATTAGTTGTAGCCATTACCTCTAACCGTGGATTATGTGGTGCTTTCAACACCAACATTATTAAACAATCCGTTGCTTTGATTGAGGATACTTATGCAGGAAAGCAGGTCGATTTTTTAGCTATTGGAAAAAAAGGAAATGATATCCTTGGGAAGAAGGGCAATGTAATTGCCAATCACAGTCAAGTTTATGATGATTTAACCTTTGATAATGTAGCTGTAATTGCCCAAGATTTGATGAATCATTTTACCGAAGGCAATTACGATAGAATAGAATTGGTTTACAATAAGTTCAAAAATGCTGCTACTCAAATTGTGATGTCGGAGCAGTTTTTACCTATTGTCCCTGTTGAAGGAGATACATCTGGTGCTGCGGATTATATTTTTGAGCCTTCCAAGCCTGAGATTGTGGAGCAATTGATTCCGAAATCATTAAAGACACAATTGTACAAAGCTGTTCGCGATTCTTTTGCCAGTGAGCATGGAGCGCGTATGACAGCGATGCACAAAGCAACAGACAATGCTACAGAGCTTAGAGATCAATTAAAATTAACCTATAACAAAGCAAGACAAGCTGCCATTACCAATGAAATTTTGGAGATTGTTGGTGGTGCCGAGGCATTGAACAATTAA
- the atpA gene encoding F0F1 ATP synthase subunit alpha, producing MAGVKAAEVSAILKKQLSGFEATASLDEVGTVLQVGDGIARVYGLSNVQYGELVEFEGGLKGIVLNLEEDNVGVVLLSPSRDVKEGSVVKRTQTIASVNVGEGIVGRVVNTLGVPIDGKGPISGETFEMPLERKAPGVIFREPVTEPLQTGIKAIDAMIPVGRGQRELVIGDRQTGKTTVCIDTILNQKEFYDAGEPVYCIYVAIGQKASTVAAIAQVLEDKGALAYTTIVAANASDPAPMQVYAPFAGAAIGEYFRDTGRPALIIYDDLSKQAVAYREVSLLLRRPPGREAYPGDVFYLHSRLLERSAKVINDDTIAKDMNDLPDTLKPMVKGGGSLTALPIIETQAGDVSAYIPTNVISITDGQIFLEQDLFNQGVRPAINVGISVSRVGGNAQIKAMKKVAGTLKLDQAQFRELEAFAKFGSDLDAATLNVIEKGRRNVEILKQAQNDPFTVEDQVAIIFAGSKNLLRDVPVDKIKEFETDFIEFMNAKHRDVLDTLKAGKLTDEVTDTLTAVCKDLSGKYRG from the coding sequence ATGGCAGGAGTAAAAGCCGCTGAAGTATCAGCAATTTTAAAGAAACAATTATCAGGATTCGAAGCTACCGCTTCTTTGGATGAAGTAGGTACAGTATTGCAAGTAGGTGATGGTATCGCACGTGTATACGGTTTATCCAATGTACAATACGGAGAATTAGTTGAGTTTGAAGGCGGACTGAAAGGTATCGTTTTGAACTTGGAAGAAGATAACGTTGGTGTTGTACTATTGAGCCCTTCACGTGATGTGAAAGAAGGTTCCGTTGTAAAAAGAACACAGACGATTGCTTCTGTTAATGTTGGTGAAGGCATTGTTGGTCGTGTGGTAAATACTTTAGGTGTTCCTATCGATGGTAAAGGTCCTATCTCAGGCGAAACTTTTGAAATGCCATTGGAGCGTAAAGCACCTGGGGTTATCTTCCGTGAGCCGGTAACCGAACCATTACAAACCGGAATCAAAGCAATTGATGCTATGATTCCTGTAGGTAGAGGTCAGCGTGAGTTGGTAATTGGTGACCGTCAAACAGGTAAGACTACGGTTTGTATTGACACCATTTTGAATCAAAAGGAATTTTACGATGCAGGTGAGCCTGTATATTGTATCTATGTGGCCATAGGACAAAAAGCTTCTACTGTTGCAGCTATTGCCCAGGTTCTAGAAGATAAAGGTGCTTTGGCCTATACTACTATAGTTGCGGCTAACGCATCTGATCCTGCTCCAATGCAGGTGTATGCTCCATTTGCAGGTGCTGCTATTGGAGAATACTTTAGAGACACGGGTAGACCAGCTTTGATTATCTATGATGATTTATCAAAACAAGCGGTTGCTTATCGTGAGGTTTCTCTTTTGTTAAGAAGACCACCGGGACGTGAAGCATATCCTGGGGATGTATTCTACCTTCACTCAAGACTATTGGAACGTTCGGCAAAAGTGATCAATGATGACACTATTGCAAAGGATATGAATGACCTTCCAGATACCTTGAAGCCTATGGTAAAAGGTGGCGGTTCTTTAACAGCACTACCTATTATTGAAACACAGGCGGGTGATGTATCAGCATATATACCAACCAACGTAATTTCTATTACAGATGGTCAAATATTCTTAGAGCAAGATTTATTCAACCAAGGGGTAAGACCTGCAATTAACGTGGGTATCTCGGTATCTCGTGTTGGAGGTAATGCTCAGATCAAAGCGATGAAAAAAGTAGCGGGTACATTGAAGCTGGATCAAGCTCAGTTCCGTGAACTTGAAGCTTTTGCAAAGTTTGGCTCTGATTTGGATGCGGCTACATTGAACGTAATTGAAAAAGGACGTAGAAACGTTGAGATTTTGAAACAAGCGCAAAACGATCCTTTTACAGTTGAAGATCAGGTTGCCATTATCTTTGCAGGTTCTAAAAACCTTTTGAGAGATGTTCCTGTTGATAAGATAAAAGAATTTGAAACAGATTTCATTGAGTTTATGAATGCCAAACACAGGGATGTATTAGATACCTTAAAGGCTGGAAAATTGACAGATGAGGTAACAGATACATTAACTGCTGTTTGTAAAGACCTTTCAGGAAAGTATAGAGGGTAA
- the atpH gene encoding ATP synthase F1 subunit delta produces the protein MNESRAAIRYAKATLDFAIEKKAADAVEKDMREIAAVIAENVELQNLLESPVVKGEAKKNSLHEIFKGSQEITKGLISTLTDNKRIALLQEVALKYIILHEQLKGEDIAYVTTAVPLTGELEKKILAEVAKMTKNEVTIENKVDESIIGGFVLRVGDLQYDASVTNKLNGLKREFTNSL, from the coding sequence ATGAACGAGAGTAGAGCAGCCATACGCTACGCAAAAGCAACCTTAGATTTCGCTATCGAAAAGAAAGCGGCAGATGCCGTTGAAAAAGATATGCGAGAAATAGCAGCTGTAATCGCAGAAAACGTGGAGCTTCAAAATCTTTTGGAAAGCCCAGTGGTTAAAGGTGAGGCAAAAAAGAATTCGTTACATGAAATCTTCAAGGGTTCCCAAGAAATTACCAAAGGGCTTATTAGTACTTTAACAGACAACAAGAGGATTGCATTGCTACAAGAAGTGGCATTAAAATACATTATTCTCCATGAGCAATTAAAGGGAGAGGATATTGCCTATGTTACCACAGCAGTTCCTTTAACAGGAGAGCTGGAAAAGAAAATATTGGCCGAGGTTGCTAAAATGACCAAAAACGAGGTCACTATAGAAAACAAAGTTGACGAAAGCATCATAGGAGGATTTGTGTTGCGTGTTGGGGATTTACAATATGATGCCAGCGTAACAAACAAATTGAACGGATTAAAAAGAGAATTTACAAATAGTCTATAA
- a CDS encoding F0F1 ATP synthase subunit B: protein MAKLLEEFSLGLFFWQTLLFGLLLFLMWKFAWKPILKAINDREDGIKNALDAAEDAKKEMQNVTADSEKLLKEARAEREAMLKEAREIKDKIVADAKDQAQVEGDKMVKQAQATIESEKNAAVAEIKTQVANLSVDIAEKIIKGELSDKKKQLKLVDDMLGDIKLN, encoded by the coding sequence ATGGCAAAGTTATTAGAAGAGTTTTCATTAGGACTGTTTTTTTGGCAAACACTGTTGTTTGGACTATTGTTGTTCCTCATGTGGAAGTTTGCATGGAAACCTATCCTAAAAGCTATAAATGACCGTGAAGATGGTATTAAGAATGCTCTTGATGCAGCTGAAGATGCCAAAAAAGAAATGCAGAATGTTACTGCAGATAGCGAGAAGCTTTTAAAAGAAGCAAGAGCTGAAAGAGAGGCGATGCTTAAGGAGGCTCGTGAAATCAAAGATAAAATTGTTGCCGATGCCAAAGACCAAGCTCAGGTAGAAGGTGATAAAATGGTGAAGCAAGCACAAGCAACCATTGAAAGTGAAAAGAATGCGGCTGTTGCAGAGATAAAAACGCAAGTAGCCAATCTTTCAGTAGACATTGCAGAAAAAATCATCAAAGGAGAATTGTCCGACAAGAAGAAGCAACTGAAGTTGGTAGATGATATGTTGGGTGATATCAAATTGAACTAG
- the atpE gene encoding ATP synthase F0 subunit C, translating into MEIPVMVGAGLVVIGVGMGIGRIGGSAMDAIARQPEAYGKIQTAMLIAAALIEGIGFAALFAVN; encoded by the coding sequence ATGGAAATTCCAGTAATGGTAGGTGCAGGTTTAGTAGTTATTGGTGTTGGTATGGGTATCGGTAGAATCGGTGGTTCTGCAATGGATGCTATAGCACGTCAGCCTGAAGCTTACGGAAAAATCCAAACAGCGATGTTGATTGCAGCAGCGTTGATTGAAGGAATTGGTTTTGCTGCTTTATTCGCAGTAAACTAA
- the atpB gene encoding F0F1 ATP synthase subunit A, whose product MQKNTLTRFLLVVALFLGQFTFASDTEKEAGEHGKDLKTEIKEYISHHLQDAHDFSLFSYTKENGEHKYVGFPLPVILWDNGLKIFSSSKFHHGETLAEAEGNHYKLYHGKIYKTDAEGTIHYDEEHHATNVKPLDFSITKNVVMIIVTGLLMLWLFTSLARSYAKNNGVPTGAGRFFEPIVLYIRDDIARPNIGEKRYRKYMPFLLTIFFFIWFLNMFGLTPLGINVTGNIAITVSLAIMTFLITNLTGTKDYWMHQFDPLGKSLPWYGKIPLYIILVPIELLGLIIKPFSLLIRLYANMQAGHIVLMSLIGLMFIFKSWLGSPLSFGLAFAISLIEVLVALLQAYIFTMLSALYFGFASEEHEHEHEAEVAH is encoded by the coding sequence ATGCAAAAAAACACTTTGACTAGATTTCTTCTTGTAGTTGCACTATTTTTAGGTCAGTTCACTTTTGCGAGTGATACGGAAAAAGAGGCCGGCGAACACGGTAAGGACCTTAAGACAGAAATTAAGGAATATATCTCCCATCACCTTCAGGATGCACATGATTTTTCTTTGTTTTCTTATACCAAAGAAAATGGCGAGCATAAATATGTTGGCTTTCCATTGCCTGTTATTTTATGGGACAATGGACTAAAGATTTTTTCCTCTTCAAAATTTCATCATGGTGAGACATTGGCTGAGGCAGAAGGCAACCATTATAAGCTTTACCATGGTAAAATATATAAAACAGATGCAGAGGGTACTATTCATTATGATGAAGAGCACCATGCAACCAACGTAAAGCCATTGGATTTTTCAATCACCAAGAATGTTGTGATGATTATCGTTACAGGATTGTTGATGTTGTGGTTGTTTACGAGCTTGGCTAGATCTTATGCAAAGAACAATGGCGTACCAACAGGTGCCGGTCGTTTCTTTGAACCAATAGTACTTTATATAAGGGATGATATCGCAAGACCTAATATTGGAGAAAAGCGTTATAGAAAATACATGCCATTTTTGTTGACCATATTTTTCTTTATATGGTTTTTGAACATGTTTGGATTGACTCCATTAGGGATTAACGTAACAGGTAATATCGCCATAACAGTTTCTTTGGCAATCATGACCTTTTTAATTACCAATTTAACAGGAACAAAGGATTATTGGATGCACCAATTTGACCCTCTAGGAAAATCATTGCCTTGGTATGGTAAAATTCCATTGTACATTATTTTGGTTCCTATTGAATTATTGGGATTGATCATTAAGCCATTCTCATTGTTGATTCGTTTGTATGCAAACATGCAGGCAGGACATATTGTATTGATGAGTTTGATTGGTTTAATGTTCATCTTTAAAAGTTGGTTGGGTAGTCCATTGTCTTTTGGACTTGCCTTCGCCATTTCATTGATTGAAGTATTGGTAGCATTGCTACAAGCATATATTTTCACCATGTTATCCGCTCTGTATTTTGGATTTGCCTCTGAAGAACACGAGCATGAGCATGAGGCAGAAGTTGCCCATTAA
- a CDS encoding DUF6168 family protein, whose amino-acid sequence MPKLNLPTQFFVLLIFLVLLSFGAHILILTSKNLPVFDNLIVRSYLVNALLAAIIFLLLYRFRLKLKNQIGFLFMGGSFLKFIFFFLLFYPTYKSDGDMSGLEFASFFVPYLVCLFLETFFTSKMLNNLEESSK is encoded by the coding sequence ATGCCAAAACTAAATTTACCAACACAATTTTTTGTTCTTCTAATATTTTTAGTATTGCTTTCCTTTGGGGCACATATACTAATTCTTACTAGTAAGAACCTACCCGTTTTCGATAATCTTATTGTCCGTTCTTATTTAGTAAACGCCCTTCTGGCTGCCATTATATTCTTATTGCTGTATCGGTTTCGGTTAAAACTGAAAAACCAGATAGGGTTTTTGTTTATGGGTGGAAGCTTCTTAAAATTTATCTTTTTCTTCCTGCTGTTTTATCCAACATACAAGAGTGATGGAGACATGTCTGGTTTAGAATTTGCCTCCTTTTTTGTCCCATATTTGGTTTGTCTTTTTTTAGAGACTTTTTTTACTTCAAAAATGCTGAATAATTTAGAAGAATCCAGCAAATAA
- a CDS encoding AtpZ/AtpI family protein: MSQQKSPKKKNNFKNAAMLSGIAFEMGAIIFLAVKGGKWLDVHYENEKNIFTVIATLLGVAISIWVVLQQLKRIKY, translated from the coding sequence ATGAGCCAGCAAAAGTCTCCTAAGAAGAAAAACAATTTCAAGAATGCGGCAATGCTATCTGGCATTGCTTTTGAAATGGGCGCCATTATCTTTTTGGCCGTAAAAGGCGGAAAGTGGTTGGATGTCCACTATGAAAACGAAAAAAATATTTTCACAGTTATTGCCACTTTGTTAGGAGTGGCAATTTCAATTTGGGTAGTTTTGCAGCAGTTGAAACGTATTAAATATTGA
- a CDS encoding polymer-forming cytoskeletal protein: MFSDNKKPRPMTEFGGQPNRIEKNTKIKGNITSEADFRIDGKLEGNVKTSGKVVIGKDGYINGKVECVNADIEGKFNGELLVNDLLSLKASAIIEGTVSVSKLAVEPGATFNAACTMGKGATTTASAPAQRLQSTKTNEPAKVS, from the coding sequence ATGTTTTCTGACAACAAAAAACCTCGCCCTATGACAGAATTTGGAGGACAGCCCAATAGAATTGAGAAGAATACAAAAATTAAAGGAAATATTACATCCGAAGCCGATTTTAGAATTGACGGTAAATTGGAGGGTAATGTAAAAACATCCGGTAAAGTAGTTATTGGTAAAGATGGCTACATTAACGGAAAAGTAGAGTGTGTAAATGCAGATATTGAAGGAAAGTTTAATGGCGAACTTTTAGTCAACGACCTACTTTCTTTAAAAGCATCTGCCATTATAGAAGGAACAGTAAGTGTTTCCAAGTTGGCCGTTGAGCCAGGAGCAACATTTAATGCTGCTTGTACCATGGGCAAAGGAGCTACAACAACAGCTTCAGCACCGGCGCAAAGATTGCAGTCCACAAAGACCAATGAGCCAGCAAAAGTCTCCTAA
- a CDS encoding lipopolysaccharide assembly protein LapB, producing the protein MKLQKTLLIATILGGLVFNACSTKKDKFINRNWHALNTKYNTLYNGNIAFEQGREELNSSYRDDYWEILPVERLEVTEEIKLDSENNNPNFIIAEEKATKAIQKHSMDIKDEERNPQTDEAFLLLGKARYFDQRYIPALESFNYVLRKYIESDKLNEATIWREKTNMRLDNPELAIKNLRRLFKFETLKDQEYADANAVLAQCYMNLKAADTAIQKLKIAQGYTKKNSEKGRYLFIIGQLYNQMGHKDSANYAFDKVIALNRKSPRVYMINSHLKKIQNTEITDTNREELLEYLTDLEENRENRPFLDKIYREIAQFHMANQSDSLAIVYYNKSLKANQGERKLNALNYQSLADYNFDQDEYKVAGAYYDSTLTNLTENTRKYRRIKKKLDNLEDVIKYEDIVQHADSVITVYDMPEAERKAYFEEYIEELKRKEEEAAEKELKRTTAGFAAFSETKGGKENKGKFYFYNITSLGYGKNDFKTRWGDRILEDDWRWSNKNRALPSEATGEDILANGQPAAEVTDEQKYSLDFYLEQVPTDVTVIDSLKTERNFANYQLGLIYKEKFKDNFLAAGKLERVLVSSPEERLILPSKYNLFKIYEETGSPLALNMKQDIIANHPDTRYAEILLNPQAILEGNTDSPDARYASLYKLYQEQEFLQVITKSQEYINRFTGDPIVPKFEMLKANAIGRLQGFESFKEALNYVALTYPNNPEGKKAEQMVADQLPKLEAKEFSPEIGSTGAGNWKVVFQFKIKDNEKALKLKERLEEVIKDLKYKNIISKDIYNLEDQFVVVHGFKSKDFALGYTELIKKNKDYRIKDENFVVLSDNYKIIQVHKNLETYKEQILTPKP; encoded by the coding sequence TTGAAGCTTCAGAAAACACTTTTAATAGCGACCATTTTAGGGGGACTGGTTTTTAACGCTTGCTCCACCAAAAAGGATAAGTTCATTAACCGTAATTGGCATGCGCTAAACACCAAGTATAATACACTGTACAACGGTAATATTGCTTTTGAACAAGGACGCGAAGAATTGAACTCCAGTTACAGGGATGATTATTGGGAGATCCTTCCAGTAGAACGTTTAGAAGTTACTGAAGAAATTAAACTGGATTCAGAAAACAACAACCCCAACTTTATCATTGCAGAGGAAAAAGCCACTAAGGCTATCCAAAAGCACAGTATGGACATTAAGGATGAAGAACGCAATCCCCAGACTGATGAAGCTTTTTTGCTGTTGGGTAAGGCAAGATATTTTGACCAGCGATATATTCCTGCATTAGAGTCCTTCAACTATGTTCTTAGAAAATATATAGAAAGCGACAAGTTGAATGAAGCCACAATATGGCGTGAGAAAACCAATATGCGTTTGGACAATCCAGAGTTGGCAATCAAGAATTTAAGACGACTCTTCAAGTTTGAAACCCTAAAAGACCAAGAATACGCGGATGCCAATGCTGTATTGGCTCAATGTTATATGAATCTAAAAGCCGCTGATACTGCTATTCAAAAACTAAAAATAGCACAAGGGTACACCAAAAAAAATTCGGAAAAAGGACGGTACTTATTCATCATAGGCCAACTGTATAATCAAATGGGACATAAGGACAGTGCAAACTATGCTTTTGACAAAGTGATTGCACTTAATCGAAAATCGCCGAGGGTCTATATGATCAACTCCCATTTAAAGAAAATTCAGAATACAGAAATCACAGATACCAATAGGGAAGAGTTATTGGAGTATTTGACGGATTTAGAAGAGAACAGGGAGAACAGGCCTTTTTTAGACAAAATTTATAGAGAGATAGCGCAGTTTCATATGGCCAACCAATCTGATAGTTTGGCGATTGTATACTATAACAAATCACTTAAAGCAAATCAAGGCGAAAGAAAGTTAAACGCTTTAAACTACCAAAGTTTAGCGGATTATAACTTTGATCAAGATGAGTATAAAGTTGCCGGAGCCTATTATGACAGTACGTTGACCAACCTCACTGAAAACACTAGAAAATACCGCAGAATAAAAAAGAAGCTGGACAACCTTGAAGATGTTATTAAATATGAGGACATTGTGCAGCATGCCGATAGTGTTATTACTGTTTATGATATGCCGGAAGCTGAACGCAAAGCATATTTTGAAGAGTATATTGAGGAGTTAAAACGGAAAGAAGAAGAGGCCGCAGAAAAAGAATTGAAAAGAACAACAGCAGGTTTTGCCGCATTTTCAGAAACCAAAGGAGGCAAGGAGAATAAGGGCAAATTTTATTTTTACAACATCACCAGCTTAGGATATGGTAAAAATGATTTTAAGACACGCTGGGGCGATCGCATACTTGAAGATGATTGGAGATGGAGCAACAAAAACCGCGCATTGCCTTCCGAGGCTACAGGAGAAGATATTTTAGCCAATGGCCAACCTGCTGCTGAGGTTACCGACGAACAAAAATATTCACTGGACTTTTATTTGGAACAAGTTCCTACTGATGTTACCGTAATTGATAGTTTGAAAACCGAAAGAAATTTTGCAAACTATCAATTGGGTCTTATTTATAAGGAAAAGTTTAAGGATAATTTTCTGGCGGCTGGCAAATTGGAGCGCGTATTGGTTTCCAGTCCAGAAGAAAGATTGATTCTGCCTTCAAAGTACAACCTCTTTAAAATTTACGAAGAAACGGGAAGCCCCTTGGCTTTAAATATGAAGCAGGATATTATTGCCAATCATCCAGATACGCGTTATGCGGAGATTCTTCTGAACCCACAAGCTATTCTTGAAGGAAATACAGATAGTCCAGATGCAAGATATGCATCATTGTATAAACTTTATCAGGAGCAAGAATTCCTTCAGGTTATAACAAAATCGCAAGAGTACATTAACAGATTCACCGGTGATCCAATAGTTCCCAAATTTGAAATGTTGAAAGCCAATGCCATTGGTCGCCTTCAAGGTTTTGAATCCTTTAAAGAAGCGCTTAACTATGTGGCATTAACCTATCCCAACAACCCTGAAGGAAAAAAGGCCGAGCAGATGGTGGCGGATCAATTGCCAAAGCTGGAGGCTAAAGAATTTTCACCAGAAATTGGCTCCACAGGAGCAGGCAATTGGAAAGTTGTCTTCCAGTTTAAAATAAAGGACAATGAAAAAGCGTTGAAACTTAAAGAGAGACTAGAAGAAGTCATTAAGGACTTAAAGTACAAGAATATAATATCCAAGGACATCTACAATTTAGAAGACCAATTTGTAGTGGTGCACGGTTTTAAATCCAAAGATTTTGCACTGGGCTATACCGAGCTTATAAAAAAGAATAAGGACTACCGTATCAAAGATGAGAATTTTGTAGTTTTATCGGACAATTACAAAATCATACAGGTCCATAAAAATTTAGAGACTTACAAAGAACAAATTTTAACCCCAAAACCCTAG
- a CDS encoding GlxA family transcriptional regulator, which produces MKHVSILVPKGNAILSNVVGPFKVLMAVNQFLKQTGARTDDFFETHLVGLEHDYSLYNGMFSIHCDSTIDDIEKTDLILIPALRPDKLAEDLESNQAFVPWILHQRNKHNAEVASMCMGAFVLAQTGLVDGKQCATHWAAMEMFKKMFPQVNMVSNKIVTDEDGIYSSGGAFSFLNLMLHLVEKHCGRGVAIYISKFFEIDMDRVDQNQFAIFQGQKDHDDIAIKEAQKYIESNVKDKISVEKLAQKYAISSRNFVRRFKKATQNTPLEYIQRVKIEAAKRSLESTEQNVNEVMYQVGYADQKAFRTVFKKYAGLSPVAYKTKYNRGRVNFERPTAW; this is translated from the coding sequence ATGAAACACGTAAGTATTTTGGTGCCCAAGGGGAATGCCATTTTAAGCAATGTTGTTGGTCCATTTAAGGTATTAATGGCAGTAAATCAGTTTTTAAAACAGACGGGAGCAAGAACCGATGATTTTTTTGAAACTCATTTAGTAGGTCTTGAACATGATTATTCATTATATAACGGTATGTTCAGTATTCATTGTGATAGTACAATTGATGATATTGAAAAAACGGATTTAATTTTAATACCCGCGCTAAGACCAGATAAGTTGGCTGAAGACCTAGAGAGCAACCAAGCTTTTGTTCCTTGGATTTTGCACCAACGTAACAAACATAATGCTGAGGTTGCAAGCATGTGTATGGGTGCTTTTGTATTGGCACAAACGGGGCTGGTGGATGGAAAACAATGTGCAACACATTGGGCAGCTATGGAAATGTTTAAAAAAATGTTTCCACAAGTTAATATGGTTTCCAACAAAATTGTGACAGATGAAGATGGAATCTACTCTAGCGGAGGAGCATTTTCCTTTTTAAACCTAATGCTACATTTAGTGGAGAAACACTGTGGTCGTGGAGTGGCTATTTACATTTCTAAGTTTTTTGAAATTGATATGGATCGGGTAGATCAGAACCAGTTTGCTATTTTTCAGGGACAAAAAGACCATGATGATATTGCGATAAAGGAAGCGCAAAAATATATTGAGAGCAATGTAAAAGATAAGATTTCGGTAGAAAAGTTGGCGCAGAAGTATGCTATCAGCAGCCGTAATTTTGTGCGTAGATTTAAAAAAGCGACCCAAAATACTCCTTTGGAATATATTCAACGTGTAAAAATAGAAGCTGCCAAACGCAGTCTGGAGTCCACGGAGCAAAATGTAAACGAAGTCATGTACCAAGTGGGTTATGCAGATCAAAAAGCGTTTAGAACGGTGTTCAAAAAATACGCAGGACTATCTCCGGTAGCGTATAAGACAAAGTACAATAGAGGTAGGGTGAATTTTGAGAGACCTACTGCTTGGTAG
- a CDS encoding DUF2461 domain-containing protein, which translates to MITKAHTSFFKELARNNTKEWFHANKKQYENEVKTPFLDLLDSLLPNLTEWDGRILPDAKKAMFRINKDVRFSKDKTPYHTILKAGFSPNGKKSVLPGYYLGIDADSIHVGGGLFMLRPPELALIRNHIAKDILALTKIVDKPSFIQNFGRLKGEKSKRLDKTLLPFAEKTDLIYNKQFYAMAEFPLEPFYNSDELSSEILNHFKAIKPLNTYLSQAFD; encoded by the coding sequence ATGATTACAAAAGCTCATACTAGTTTTTTTAAAGAACTTGCCAGAAACAATACCAAGGAGTGGTTTCATGCAAACAAAAAGCAATATGAAAATGAAGTGAAAACTCCTTTTTTGGATTTGCTGGATAGTTTGTTGCCCAACTTAACAGAATGGGATGGTCGTATACTTCCAGATGCTAAAAAGGCTATGTTCCGCATTAATAAGGATGTTCGTTTTTCAAAGGATAAAACACCCTATCATACCATTTTAAAAGCTGGTTTTTCACCAAACGGAAAAAAATCCGTTTTGCCTGGTTACTATTTGGGTATTGATGCCGATAGTATTCATGTTGGAGGTGGACTTTTCATGCTAAGACCGCCAGAACTTGCTTTGATCAGAAACCATATTGCCAAAGATATTTTGGCTTTAACTAAAATCGTTGACAAACCATCGTTCATCCAAAATTTTGGGAGGCTTAAAGGAGAAAAGTCCAAACGATTGGATAAAACTTTGCTTCCCTTTGCAGAAAAAACAGACTTAATCTATAACAAACAATTCTATGCCATGGCAGAATTTCCATTGGAGCCTTTTTACAACTCTGATGAATTAAGCAGTGAAATCTTAAACCATTTTAAGGCCATTAAACCATTGAACACTTATTTAAGCCAGGCATTTGACTAA
- a CDS encoding nuclear transport factor 2 family protein, with protein sequence MTTQEVADKLVSLCREGKYDQAYGLYAQDAVSVEMPGVPNEVTEGLDNILKGFEQWANNIQEAHGGTVGDAIVMGNHFVVPMTSDVTFKQGGRVNMEELSMYQVENGKIKKAQFFYDPSAMF encoded by the coding sequence ATGACAACACAAGAAGTTGCGGACAAATTAGTGAGCCTTTGTAGAGAAGGCAAATACGATCAGGCTTATGGCCTTTACGCCCAAGATGCCGTTAGCGTTGAAATGCCCGGAGTGCCAAACGAAGTAACCGAAGGATTAGACAATATCTTAAAAGGTTTTGAACAGTGGGCCAATAACATTCAAGAAGCACATGGCGGAACTGTTGGAGATGCTATTGTTATGGGCAATCATTTTGTAGTACCCATGACCAGCGATGTTACTTTTAAACAGGGAGGTAGAGTGAATATGGAAGAGCTTTCCATGTATCAGGTAGAAAATGGGAAAATTAAGAAAGCACAATTCTTTTATGACCCTTCAGCCATGTTTTAG